TCTTAAAAGTCTAGAATTTTACTGACTATTATTCCAACTGTGCAAAAAACTATAATTTTCAACCATGCAATCTTGACCTGACACAGctttgacctaacctgaccttgacTCACCCAGCCTTGAGGGTCAGCTGCTGCTTGGTGAGGTTCAGTGACCACACCAGCACTtgaccggtggtggtggtggcagcaagggTGTGGGGGGCACGTGGGGGCgccatctcctcctctgacccctCCCAGCTCCACCCATGCCAGTGTTGTcaccccaccacccccacaCTCCCCAACAGCCAAGGGGTGACCTCCTCCGTGTGGGACAGGTCATAAACAAGGACTTCTCctatggtggtggcagtggtggtgcaacaaataaataagaaataaccaTAAACAAaccatcaaccccttcagtactggaatgcatttctaccttgaattttggaagtgattaaacaattttgttcacattaggaagggtctatggaggtcagaagattaatggccagtcaaCACTActctaattcccacataagtttctgaagctgtataaaatcatcaaatagtaaccagaataaacaggaaaacacatcctggtactgaaggggctaaaaggATATGGGAATTGATgatgaacatgaaaacaaattaGATTAAACAATTACCAATTCATAAAACTACCACAGCTTTGGTAATGAAATGCTGCCAGACTCAACACTCAGCACTCAGACACTCACCATTGAAAGTGCCAGCAGCAAAGAGTGCCGGGTTGGAGGGGTGGAAGGCCAGACTCAGCACACAGGATGAGGCCTCGATGGTTCTCTCTGGCTGGTTGGCGTCAAAGTCACTGCGGTTAATGTTCCACACGGCCACGGCTCCCTTGTGGCCGCACCAGTCCTGATGCTCCACCGCCCCAAACGTGACGCCAATCACTGACCCGGTGCTGCTCCACGCCACGCtagacaccacacactgggGACCAAGACGACCATTTGACATACTTGAGAAGGGAAGGCACCACAACATCACTGTCACGTGGTGTAGTgaggtagtttttttcttatatgtaaGATTGGAAACccgaccaagggcaacagaacACTGCagttaagaagaaaacaatgaataaaaagaccTACTGAGGTGCTAGTCCCAAACACAGTAAAAAAAGTTatccaaaagaatgggataagtgTCTTacaacctccctcttaaatgaattcAGGTTATAGTTTTTCAAGTGATTTAGCATAACACAGCGCCTTACATGTAGGATCCCCCAGCGTGCAGAACCTCACCTCAGGGTCATTGTGGCTGCAGCGGAGGGTGTGCAGCAGCCGTACCCCTGaggccgcctcctcctccacagcacCATAGCCGAGGAATGCCTGACTACGCGCCTGCCGGTCCAGCTCCTGCAGCActggaatgagaaggaagtcAGTGCTTGTGTGGCCATTGATTCATCGTACCTCTAATTATTGTTCATCTTAGCAGTATTTAAAGCCCCCCATAGTAACTTACCTCTTTCACTGCTACACGGAACACTTCAGAACACTAAAAGCAACATATAAAATCCTTCACAGAATCTACAAtgaagaaatgtgaaagaaaagtgtAGGTTATCAAATATTCAGAGGAGACtgcaaaacaagtaaaaaaaatgcctcAGAGTGTCTTGCAATTAAAGAAACACCTCAAATACCACTGAGTTAATCCATCAgctatactgccatcatgccaATTGTTTCTgtgcaccacaaacacaccagagGCACAACAAGGGGACAAAGCAAGAAATTCAAAACTGAGATGGTTCAGAGATgtcagaaggaggaataaagcaTATGtaggacaggaagaagaaagactaaaAGGATTTACAGATGAAGTGAAACAAGAAATACAAGTAGCAGTGTGATAAAGGAAGGCACAGAAGACTAATTAAAGAAGAATAACCTGTTGTGACAATCCTTTATGGTAGCAGAAGAGAAGACCAAAGGGATTCATAGATGAAGTGAGATACAAGTGATAgtatgagagaggaaggcacaGATCAATTAGAGAAAGGTGACTAGCTGTTGCAATCCCTTATGGTagcagaagagaggaagacataaGGGATTCAtagatgaagtgaaaaaataaatacaagtttgTTAAGAGAAGGATGATCTGCTGTAACAATCTCTTATGACAGCAGCTGAAAGAAAGGTATTTCCTGGCATCacaaacacctcctcctcctcctcctcctcctgttcctcttcctcctcctcttcttcctcctcctcctcctcctccttctccttcactgagTCCTTGCCTTTAGGTGTGATGCGCTTGAGGAACTCTGAGAGAGATGCCTCATTGTACTGTGGTGTTCCAAGGCtcctggtctcctcctcctctgtttgcACTCCAGCCTGGGGACACAAGAAttggtgaagaaaataatagcagGGTTAGTTGAATTATAAGGCATGCATCAAATTACAAGGAAAGTGTGATTTATGTGGTATTTTGTTGGGGATTCAGGGAAgttaaaatgaagataaaattaCAGTTGAATTCATCACAGAACTGAGTGTAATTTTGTTCAATATGTGAGCAAATGTGATATAAAAGGTGAATTAACTGGacatgaaaggaaatggaagaaacatgaaaatataaggAATTAATATGGAAAGATCAGATTAACATGCcacagaaattaataaaaggaaggaaatgagtcaGAAATGTAGGTATTGTGTAATGAAAGGATATCACAGAGCATATCAGTGGTCTATGGTGAATGACAGGCTTAAgatttgataaaagaaaagaacaaattgACTATATTAAGAAGATTAGTTGAGTTAATTGACCATACTAAATCAGCTTTAATACATGAAGCAATTGTTTTACttaagaaagaatgaagtatTAAATATTAAGAAAGTTTCTCATATTAAGGAAGACTAACTTATCATATTAAAGAATTTAGATcctattagaaaagaaaatagttaaaTACATTAGTAATCATGTAGTTTGTCATATCAGAGAACTGGTAAACACTGATGAGCATGTTCCTAtcagcgtttcagaatacatcaCGACACTCACCTCAATCTGCTCAACGACCTGACACTCACTCTCCTCAGTCCTGACCTCATCTGTCTGGGTGCCGCCTGATGTCTGTGACCTGACGAAACAAAGGGGGAGGAATGCTACATGAATTTAGTCACTATTATAACTTCACTATGCCcacaataatattaaataacaataataatacaacaattacaacaactactactactatttctaataataataataataataataataataataataataaaagtaaaacttaacaatacaaaaagaaaaaaaaaaaaaatttgccaaGAAAATGTCCAGCCTAAACCTTTGTGATGCAAAAAATGGCTAAACTAATTATATCACTTAAAGGCAAAATGTGTGATTAGCATTTTGATTTCTActaattccataaaaaaaatgaaaaaaaaaaaaaaatcatcacatttCAGATATTTCCTTTAAAAATTAGATTATGTGTGGTATGCTTAAATAGATACCAAGATTATGCTGCCCTATATAAATACTGacagttgacacacacacacacacacacacacacacacacacacacacacacacacacacaatcatcaatatacagagtgatgattggcatggaaaaaatggatatgttacaattaggtaaatacacacacacacacacactcactgttcAGTTTTCCAGGTGGAGGAGAAACTGGTCGCCGCATCATTGTGACTGGAGAACATGACTGGGGGCTGCTCAGGCGTGACACCacaggacaccaccaccaccaccaccactaccaggcaGGCACGCACTCCCTCCTCAGGCTTAGGTGTGTTAGCAAGTGACAAGTCTAGTAGAaatataatagtagttgttgttaattAAATAtgtattctacttttttcttgttttcgtttctttacattttattattattatctttttctattttcattctattttttactATGTTTACAGCAAGACTATCACTCGGCtaagtagagtagtagtagtagtagtagtagtagtagtagtagtagtagtagtagtagattcaattgagaagaatataaagtagtagtagtagtagtagtagtagtagtagtgctttcCCGGCGATCAGGAATGTTATTGTTTACGTTCGCGACCAATCCAGATTCTATCCTGTCACGAATCCGGATTTGCCTCATTTTACAGATTCTAATAATGATTAATTAGTAGGATTGCAAGTAGCGTGATGCAAAAGTAACTGGGTGATTATGCATTTCTGATTTAGGGTTCTGTCCTAGTAAAGTTGTTCCTCCATTCTTATATTGTGGCTAGACAACGCTAAATTTTATGGcaaactgtaaagaaaaaaaaaaaaaaaaaaaactaaactaacccatacgagcaaataaataaataaataaatagaaataaataaataaatgaataaaataaaaaaagtaaaatgaatagataaataaatagataaataaatggaaataagaataaaaataaaacaaatatatagtgCCGATTTTCACGCTCATCACGTCATACATAACACATAACACTCCATgtcataaaacataacaaacacacacacacacacacacaaagaaagagaaacatatcACACAATAACAGGACTTTATATCACCAGCATGGCTTACACCGCccccagtcaccagtcacaaATCTGAGTGTCTTAATTGATGTGATattttagaaaagtactattttgagtATGATAGGAGTGTGTTAAGATAGTCAGGCTTGGACCACCGACGCCAGCTCACGCCCACCGCCCACCGCCAGCCcaccccccctccccacacaaCATCGTaagcatttttttcatgtttatattgACGGTAAGTACACTGTGTatttcgtcacacacacacacacacacacacacacacacacacacacacacacacaccgtgccagaaggagagaggcaggtCTGGGTGTGGATCTGGGTACAGCTCCTGGACGCCttcccttgatgacgtcacatatttaCGTTatgtaaataattttgaaaatgtCGATACCCAAAAAAGCAGCTAGACATGAATACTTATGAAATTCTGACTTGTTACCCATCAAAAAATAACTtttaaaatacaaaacacatttccAGACTGAgcaataagaaaatattaaaaaaaaacaccataaataaAAGTGTTATAACATCGATATGCTTAAAAACCATACAAAAGGCCACCAACTTTATTCAACAGGATCGCAAACACTTTTAAAAAATATGAGCTACAATCAGAACACATCAAAACTTGGCAGCAcgctgaaatgaaaaaataataccaTGTCTATGTATCACTTTTACACATTTTTAAGGCGCTTTAAATTACTCTTAAATTCCACATGTTTAGCTTATCAGGAGCGGAATACACTTTAACCATCATGAACTATATCTTGAAAGCACAAACACTTCAATAcagcgtgaaaaaaaaaaaaaaaaatcaagtaaacgTAGTTTGAAAATTTTTAAGGGAAACTGGGCTCTTATCTAAGCTATAAACAGCCTCCAACTCATCGTATTTCACGGAACTTCAAACATTTCAAAATACCAGTAGAAAGCTTTAAAACTGACTTGTGAGGCGAAGTAAGTGAGCCTAGGAGAAATTTGAATAATGTTGGAACTGGCGCCAGGCTAGGGCAGGCTGGACGGCCACCTTGATGATGTCACCAATATAGCCACCTAGGTGGGACGACCACCGCCACCCTCTAGCTATTTTGGCAAATTCAAAATGGTTCCTTGTTCCTCCCAGAGCTATTCATGTCTTCCCATAAGCTTTCAGCATTTATAAGACGCATGTTCCTGTGGCAGTGTGTTAATGAGTTCATCAGCGTATATTATagttaatgaataaaataattctttctgttcttcataTATGCTGTTGTTCTGCTGCTAGTGTTATCCAAAGGCAGCAATAACACTAAATGATTGTTAATCTTATACATATCATTATATTACATcttattttaccttctaacaTATAATGTAACAAAAATCAGGTCATAGCCTTAGCTACAGAGGTCATCAAAAGGGAGGAATGTTGTAAAGAAAGGTCAAATAAGGTTAAGTAATTTAGGTGCATGAAAATTAGTTTGTTTTGTATCCAAGTagcaaagaaggagaaaatacatAGCAAATGATAAaacagatagagaaatagataattttttgtgtaagaggagaaagctggAGCATAATgtacctcatatatatatatatatatatatatatatatatatatatatatatatatatatatatatatatatatatatatatatatatatatatatatatatatatatatatatatatatatatatatatatatatattgtgtgtgtgtgtgtgtgtgtgtgtgtgtgtgtgtgtgtgtgtgtgtgtgttccttgtaTAGATGATAACCGGACCAGCTGGTTctagttgatatatatatatatatatatatatatatatatatatatatatatatatatatatatatatatatatatataataattacCTACAACAGATACTTATATTGAGTTGTATGAATGTTCCATTTaattgagttaaaaaaaaaattgttattttAATACATGATGGATCACGttattaacataacataacataacataaataataggataacaaagggccaccagagcccatctaggttatcctgtatcagtcgcacagcgacctcgtcatcagtacttaaagtaCTTATTGAGGgaggggagataaaaaaaactggcggagacgccttagaacgcttaacttcatagaggctgttttagcaagagatgagatgtgaagtttacaGTTtcgattatgagtaaaggacagaccgaggatatttagtatagaaaagggagacagttgagtgtcattgaagaagagaggatagttgtctggaaggaattgtgtcgagttgatagatggaggaattgagtttttgagtcattcaacactactaagtttttttttctgcatacccaatcagaaatcttagaaagatcagatatgtggcgtccctgcgggAACAGcatgttaacttcctgaagggttggtcgtctttgaaaagacgtggaaaggtgtacgtagggtggtatcatcagcataggagtggataggacaagaagtttggtttagaagatcgttgatgaataataggaagagagtggatgacaggacagaattAGGAACACCATTGTTAACAAATATAGGAGATCAACAATacgtggccgtctaccacaacaacaatagaacggtcggagagAAAACTTGAAATTAAATTACAAAGAGAAgtatagaaaccgtaggagggtagttttgagaccaaggctttgtgccagactctatacaaagcttttgatatgtctaagacaacaacaaaaattacaccaaaatttCTAAGAGGATAGATCACCAGTAAGAGAGGTCTTGGCGAAAGCCTTACTGGGGATCAGATAGATTCGAtcgtgaagtgacatgtttaagagttttcctattgaggatagatttaaAGACTTTAACCAAGCAAGAGATttaagctatagggcggtagtctGAGAGATTAGAacggctgaatgtaggcaaagttccaacaagaaggaaaggtagaaatcgatagacagagttggaagagtttggccaaggAAGGTGCAAGCGCGGAGGCACAGTTtgtgagaacaataggagggatctCATCAGGGTCCATATACATATATAGCCTTCCGACGGttagcgagggcatggaaaaatgaTTGCAAGGGATTTTAATTGAAttcatgaaatagtcagaggaaggaggagagggaggggcaaCCCTAGAATTATTTAAggtagagttattagcaaaggtatgagagaagagttcatctGGCAGAAAAACTTCACCTACAAAGCGGCCTACATCCCGCGTGTATAGGTAGCCTACACCTGTCCTGTACACCCGTAACATGGCTCGAGCCACCTTTccctattttcctatttctattgTGTTGAATACTTTGTTATGAAAGGAAGCTGTTATCTAGAGCATAATTCACCTCAtatttcattttgtgtgtgtgtgtgtgtgtgtgtgtgtgtgttccttgtaTAGATGATAACCGGACCAGCTGGTTctagttgatatatatatatatatatatatatatatatatatatatatatatatatatatatatatatatatatatatatatatatatatatatatatatatattaatttaccTACAACAGATACTTATATTGAGTTGTATGAATGTTCCATTTAATcgagtaaaaaaacaaacaaacaagaaacactTGTTATTTTAATACATGGTGGATCACGTAACTCCATGTAATAATGCTTACCTGAATGTTAATAAGTTAGCATAATTCAAACACACTTCTTTTCTATTACATTTAATAGGAAATATTTTAACACATTTTCAGAGCAAGGGTAAATATAACATTTCCACCAGAAAATTTGGTAACACTGGTGCGTGATTGCTTCAGAGGCACCGCTTGTGAAACACaccagagaggaaggaagtgttgTACGTGACGCCCCTCTCCAGTCTCCACACCTGTACCTCGCCTCATCAACACTTGCAGGTGAGTCCAGGTGGGAATAAAGAACTAGTTAACCACGGGGAAGTCAATGAATCAAAGTAAATACAGAAAATATAACTGAAAGATGGTGGGAGTGTTACCAGTGCAGTATACGCGGTGTTGTGCTTTCACCTTTGTTTAT
This sequence is a window from Portunus trituberculatus isolate SZX2019 chromosome 34, ASM1759143v1, whole genome shotgun sequence. Protein-coding genes within it:
- the LOC123512728 gene encoding LOW QUALITY PROTEIN: cytoplasmic dynein 2 intermediate chain 2-like (The sequence of the model RefSeq protein was modified relative to this genomic sequence to represent the inferred CDS: inserted 1 base in 1 codon; deleted 1 base in 1 codon); protein product: MFSSHNDAATSFSSTWKTEQSQTSGGTQTDEVRTEESECQVVEQIEAGVQTEEEETRSLGTPQYNEASLSEFLKRITPKVLQELDRQARSQAFLGYGAVEEEAASGVRLLHTLRCSHNDPECVVSSVAWSSTGSVIGVTFGAVEHQDWCGHKGAVAVWNINRSDFDANQPERTIEASSCVLSLAFHPSNPALFAAGTFNGEVLVYDLSHTEEVXPLAVGECGGGGVTTLAWVELEGSEEEMAPPRAPHTLAATTTTGQVLVWSLNLTKQQLTLKAGYMVRTQDIPRGVRTQVGEDSGVGIATASYSHDDPSLFVLGGEGGSLFLCSANSEAPTVMDFSGIGLRRCVTACLAPHTGKVVEAQFSPHHRHALLSAASDSQIRLYSLLQPNKPVTTTHSEEPVTCAQWSPSRPLVFAAGLASGQVALYDLDTRASRQPFLTLITPDKAAPATALCFNHRNMSLLGVGDALGRVGVWQLPHQAVSPLPAELSSLQSLLDILKD